In Bactrocera oleae isolate idBacOlea1 chromosome 5, idBacOlea1, whole genome shotgun sequence, a genomic segment contains:
- the LOC106615783 gene encoding nascent polypeptide-associated complex subunit alpha, muscle-specific form isoform X2 encodes MQATEPKPLVTIGSATDVDNESLDEINLNTTIEETQSSTNPSSIAGNIDPNANPLWSDVNNPPTDSILSQAASSFSALPSVASSVLSTFSKRISEYSASNSRERTPTSDNGNLAPQLDIQPAYLQQQFQTQPQQEQQQQYPYYNIAAPLAPPPVGADPASVAATPYTSAVSSAAPPPAAPKFYTPIEVPTLPTAGAANLPPPGGQNTYRLAAKKKLYAPIPGFSEHSSGVGAPAPAIPTSSTAPPLQGIPPLPPQPAVPTDPLGNPLQAYPYEPNYEQTESHALKQEERKTGGLFSNISSLVPSGVLQNISGLVQSATGTFAQGTNKLEESIQQPHYGNSGAYQQSLVEPANVDAAQYFGVSVVAPPAPQFYPPPVEGNQLAAPFFAPPQQSPLSSQQQQQEDNSAQIQAPAAPTTSQLFAPPAVASVQAVPPPPPTAGFISGPPKSATPDYSKQRPSASTTTHTFFDPTKQPSTPASFFGVPQQPTVNPTPVASTDNSNLLSRPAPPANIAAPPSAASVPSVAVPTFDSTQEVSTQFQPPSLFEPPSQLNLTPTPAQLFQPPTSTGIPLFQQGTVGLNIPTQVPTLSTAVNFTPPQSVGTLPPPAASPSVSNNQTPLPPTAGGTTSFRLQKGTRLYKSPLTSAETAPVQIPTDIAQPLAPPTNFYNPFGSTAPVGAPNPVAPPPVPSVVPSYFIAQPAESIVGLFAVDKAEPIPNKDVIIPESQPFCANVNANQVKAEEPQSFPAPTSVVDKIPESSIAQSLTADDLGAIIQQQTIEPEILASNDLETEDHFAPLEPPSLTKKQGESLHETIDHLSLSDPPQEKNKEQDFQLPQSVPASIEKGTSESAEESSLFNQQTFHSDYPHTVEPNLSEPQKSQIQQETQFKTSAAIEELPTAVNKPENSVQKSFLESQDQQFELTPVKETELQTASLPFQEPHLTKQQISLPPPTSTQPQAVNPLLPPNLPDVTRPPTQNQNSNPFRKNVGASPFASIAQPHNETQPKLANFFADALGVAGSGTAEFNIFTPSQQPPLVGTAESQPSFIPTADPVQTSVAPAIIPASAASAAVPSTAGFFGFVEPTQTNFFQPVPAQQTTEFPSLPPLSGIAPPPLACEASSASEAIPQTPLGIPPPIGFDNILPPNPFVSTQSANQIPTAPPLASSNIDTVSVATTSVATDVQASPFTGDNTETQHSEIVNSFSNYFYQTANLTIDSKQIQAEQQQQQLPQIAQPAANVPPLADTSSSSANFFDTFAPQPQPTQLPTATDGNLLATQQHTITQSNEDQRLQNFFNNPPQRENNAGVGDLGYDLVHSGLAVRHLGSVTSVSNLVEPPSSSCSEFSELNNSNPSARILPAELQIRRNPEKSIIFAETQQEVLSIAAEIKQEVPAAAESTKIVDTPLESTVANSVSEVPLEKHYEDLPEEILRELRMANLLTGEKAAASAPPVAVPYSPAVKHWFYKRPAGNNKFVWTPFSHYDSALLEITLTMGSNAPNIVAVEGGRYDVNISERTKTPVYWESTPIEVRRCSWFFKGTDSKMVPYEESIADLLENEYKQAVESGEWHKKIVLSMNEQVTFHGPTVIVHFQQQQSSDAWGGTTQTTTRPRVVKRDLEEFSIEQGESQRVDHLLLMVHGIGDACDLKLRSVDEVVDDFRNIAQALVQSHYKNSTEMGLVGRVEVLPISWHNHLHSEEMGIDEKLRSITLESIPKLRNFTNNTLLDVLFYTSPKYCQKIMNTVAASMNEVYSKYRERHPDFNGGVSLAGHSLGSLILFDLLCHQKAPKESEERNLENPDQLGGSPMDVSNDDVSVTSYTMGPAGTGQPFIHYTQLNFQPKKFFALGSPIGMFVTIRGIDKLGVDFRLPTCSGFYNIFHPFDPVAYRIEALVNPDLSGVRPVLIPHHKGRKRMHLELKETMTRVGADLKQRFLDTFKNTLESVSFLGGSSGRSSREAEESMSKEVDKVLNMQIDAEKHKKSISSEDQPGSSQGNTDASRTRSDSVSTSHSDSEMVEIDFPLGKLNDSKRIDYVLQEAPLEFINEYIFALGAHVCYWESEDTILFVMKEIYTGLGISPDNQVPQQTMTIERPSSRNSNPLSSISEKR; translated from the exons AACCGAAACCGCTCGTAACGATTGGCAGTGCAACCGATGTAGATAATGAAAGTTTGGACGAAATCAATTTGAATACAACTATCGAAGAAACACAATCGTCAACAAACCCCTCGTCCATTGCAGGCAATATTGATCCGAACGCAAATCCACTCTGGTCGGATGTAAACAATCCGCCGACGGATTCAATACTTAGTCAAGCAGCCTCATCATTCTCGGCGCTACCATCGGTGGCATCAAGCGTCCTTTCCACATTTTCTAAACGCATTTCTGAGTATTCAGCCTCCAATAGCCGCGAGCGTACACCCACAAGTGATAACGGCAATTTAGCACCACAATTAGACATACAACCCGCGTATCTGCAGCAACAGTTCCAAACGCAACCGCAACaagagcaacagcaacagtatCCATATTATAATATCGCGGCACCGCTTGCACCACCGCCCGTAGGCGCTGATCCAGCGAGCGTTGCTGCCACACCATACACAAGTGCCGTAAGTAGCGCAGCACCGCCACCGGCAGCACCGAAATTTTATACGCCCATAGAGGTGCCAACTTTGCCCACAGCTGGTGCAGCAAATCTACCACCTCCAGGGGGGCAGAATACCTATCGCTTGGCGGCGAAGAAGAAGTTGTACGCCCCCATACCCGGATTCTCGGAACACTCTAGTGGTGTTGGTGCTCCAGCGCCAGCAATACCTACCTCGAGCACAGCCCCGCCATTACAGGGCATACCACCACTGCCACCACAACCTGCTGTGCCAACCGATCCTCTTGGTAACCCACTACAAGCTTATCCATACGAGCCAAATTACGAACAAACTGAATCACACGCGCTGAAGCAGGAGGAACGCAAAACCGGCGGTCTTTTTTCTAATATTAGCAGTTTGGTGCCAAGTGGCGTGCTTCAGAACATATCTGGTTTAGTACAGTCCGCCACAGGCACTTTTGCGCAAGGCACAAATAAGCTCGAAGAGTCTATACAACAGCCGCACTACGGTAATTCGGGCGCGTACCAGCAATCACTTGTAGAACCTGCAAACGTTGATGCAGCTCAATATTTTGGTGTTAGTGTAGTTGCACCTCCCGCACCACAATTTTACCCCCCACCTGTAGAGGGTAATCAGCTTGCTGCTCCATTTTTCGCACCACCCCAGCAGTCGCCACTgtcgtcacaacaacaacaacaggaagATAACTCTGCCCAAATTCAAGCACCGGCAGCTCCAACAACTTCCCAACTATTTGCGCCACCTGCGGTCGCATCAGTCCAGGCTGTGCCACCACCTCCACCTACTGCGGGATTTATATCTGGTCCACCCAAAAGTGCCACGCCGGATTATAGCAAACAACGTCCATCCGCATCGACAACCACACACACATTCTTCGATCCTACAAAACAACCGTCCACACCAGCCTCCTTCTTTGGTGTACCACAGCAACCAACCGTTAACCCAACGCCAGTAGCTTCAACCGATAATTCGAATTTATTATCTCGTCCAGCACCGCCCGCAAATATTGCTGCCCCTCCATCGGCAGCATCAGTCCCCTCAGTAGCGGTTCCCACATTTGATTCAACACAAGAAGTATCAACGCAATTTCAACCACCATCATTGTTTGAGCCACCGTCGCAACTAAATTTAACCCCGACACCAGCGCAATTGTTCCAGCCACCAACTTCAACTGGTATACCATTATTCCAACAAGGAACTGTTGGACTAAATATTCCCACACAGGTACCAACACTTTCAACAGCGGTAAATTTTACTCCACCACAATCCGTCGGCACACTTCCTCCGCCCGCAGCTTCACCATCTGTTTCCAACAACCAAACTCCTCTTCCTCCAACAGCTGGTGGTACAACTTCATTTCGTTTGCAGAAGGGTACGCGACTTTACAAGAGTCCTTTGACTTCCGCTGAGACTGCACCAGTTCAAATACCGACTGACATAGCTCAGCCCCTTGCTCCTCCAACAAACTTTTACAATCCATTTGGATCTACTGCGCCAGTTGGTGCACCCAACCCTGTCGCTCCACCACCAGTCCCATCTGTAGTACCCAGTTATTTCATCGCTCAACCTGCAGAGTCTATTGTCGGGCTCTTTGCCGTTGATAAAGCAGAACCCATCCCTAATAAAGACGTTATAATTCCGGAATCCCAACCGTTTTGCGCTAATGTTAATGCGAATCAAGTTAAAGCTGAAGAGCCGCAATCGTTCCCTGCACCTACCAGTGTAGTGGACAAAATCCCAGAAAGCAGTATTGCTCAGTCTTTAACAGCGGATGATTTGGGAGCAATAATTCAACAACAAACTATTGAACCGGAGATATTGGCAAGCAACGATTTAGAGACTGAAGACCATTTTGCCCCACTTGAGCCACCGTCTCTAACTAAGAAACAAGGTGAATCGCTGCACGAAACTATAGATCATCTCTCTTTAAGTGATCCGCCACAGGAGAAAAATAAGGAACAAGACTTTCAACTTCCTCAGAGTGTGCCAGCATCAATTGAAAAAGGAACTTCTGAAAGTGCAGAAGAGTCCTCATTATTCAACCAGCAGACTTTTCATTCCGACTACCCACATACTGTGGAACCTAATTTATCTGAGCCCCAAAAGTCGCAAATTCAACAAGAAACTCAATTTAAAACTAGCGCAGCCATTGAAGAGCTACCGACAGCTGTAAATAAACCAGAAAACTCAGTTCAGAAATCTTTCCTCGAATCACAGGATCAACAATTTGAGCTGACCCCAGTTAAAGAAACCGAACTTCAAACTGCGAGTTTACCTTTCCAAGAACCTCATCTTACCAAACAGCAAATCTCACTACCCCCACCAACGTCCACTCAACCTCAAGCAGTAAATCCGCTTCTGCCACCAAATCTGCCGGACGTCACTCGGCCGCCAACACAAAATCAAAACTCCAATCCATTTCGTAAAAACGTTGGAGCTTCGCCATTTGCGTCGATTGCTCAGCCACACAACGAAACCCAACCGAAATTAGCGAACTTCTTTGCCGATGCGCTAGGCGTTGCCGGATCTGGCACAGCagaattcaatatatttacGCCGTCACAACAGCCGCCGTTGGTCGGCACCGCAGAGTCACAACCGTCTTTCATTCCAACTGCAGATCCAGTGCAAACGTCTGTAGCCCCTGCTATAATCCCCGCTTCTGCAGCTTCTGCTGCGGTGCCAAGCACAGCTGGCTTTTTCGGCTTCGTTGAACCGACACAAACGAACTTCTTTCAACCCGTACCAGCGCAACAAACAACCGAATTCCCGTCACTGCCGCCACTTAGCGGTATAGCACCCCCACCACTCGCGTGCGAAGCGTCAAGTGCATCTGAGGCGATTCCACAAACCCCGTTGGGTATTCCCCCACCAATTGGCTTTGATAATATTCTACCACCAAATCCATTCGTATCAACACAATCCGCAAATCAAATACCAACTGCGCCGCCTCTAGCGAGCTCCAACATCGATACAGTTTCTGTCGCAACTACGTCTGTCGCTACAGACGTTCAGGCATCCCCTTTTACTGGTGACAACACTGAAACTCAGCACTCGGAAATTGTAAATTCATTTTCGAATTATTTCTATCAAACAGCAAATTTAACAATTGATAGTAAACAAATACaagcagaacaacaacaacagcaattaccGCAAATTGCGCAACCAGCTGCAAACGTGCCCCCATTGGCGGATACTAGCTCTTCCTCCGCCAATTTCTTTGACACTTTTGCGCCGCAGCCGCAACCAACGCAGTTACCTACAGCAACTGACGGGAATTTGTTAGCAACCCAACAACACACAATTACCCAATCGAACGAAGATCAACGCTTGCAGAACTTTTTCAACAATCCACCGCAACGTGAAAACAACGCCGGCGTAGGTGATCTCGGCTACGATTTGGTGCATAGTGGTCTGGCCGTGCGCCATTTGGGCTCAGTCACATCCGTTTCGAATTTGGTAGAGCCGCCCTCATCTTCGTGCTCAGAGTTTTCCGAGTTGAATAACAGTAACCCGAGCGCACGCATTTTGCCTGCTGAGCTGCAAATCAGACGTAACCCGGAGAAAAGCATAATTTTTGCAGAGACACAGCAAGAAGTGTTGTCAATAGCTGCTGAAATCAAGCAGGAAGTGCCAGCAGCAGCGGAGTCAACAAAAATCGTCGACACACCACTTGAATCTACAGTCGCAAATTCCGTTAGCGAAGTGCCGTTGGAGAAGCACTACGAAGATTTGCCAGAGGAAATTTTACGTGAGCTGAGAATGGCCAACCTGTTGACGGGAGAAAAGGCTGCAGCTTCGGCACCGCCAGTGGCTGTG cCTTACTCGCCGGCAGTCAAGCATTGGTTTTACAAACGTCCAGCCGGTAATAATAAGTTTGTCTGGACACCCTTTAGTCACTATGACTCTGCTTTGCTGGAAATTACATTAACGATGGGCA GTAATGCGCCGAATATTGTCGCCGTCGAGGGTGGACGTTACGATGTTAATATAAGTGAACGCACCAAAACGCCTGTCTACTGGGAGAGTACGCCTATTGAGGTCAGACGCTGCTCATGGTTCTTCAAGGGCACCGACTCTAAGATGGTGCCTTATGAAGAGTCCATAGCCGATCTGCTTGAAAATGAGTACAAGCAAGCGGTAGAGAGCGGAGAGTGGCATAAAAAGATCGTTTTGTCTATGAACGAGCAGGTGACATTCCACGGACCCACAGTGATTGTACACTTCCAGCAGCAGCAATCCAGCGATGCCTGGGGTGGCACTACG CAAACGACGACACGACCACGTGTGGTGAAGCGTGATCTGGAAGAATTCAGTATTGAACAGGGCGAATCACAACGCGTCGATCACTTGCTGCTCATGGTGCACGGCATCGGTGATGCATGTGATCTGAAACTGCGCAGCGTGGATGAAGTTG TTGATGACTTCCGCAACATCGCCCAGGCTTTGGTGCAGTCACACTACAAGAATTCAACAGAGATGGGACTAGTTGGTCGCGTTGAGGTTCTGCCCATTTCATGGCACAATCACTTGCATTCGGAAGAAATGGGCATTGACGAGAAGTTACGCTCGATTACCTTGGAGTCAATACCGAAATTACGTAATTTCACCAACAACACATTGCTCGATGTGCTCTTTTATACAAGTCCTAAGTATTGTCAGAAGATTATGAACACAGTGGCGGCTTCAATGAATGAAGTCTACAGCAAGTATCGTGAGCGACATCCCGATTTCAATGGTGGTGTATCGTTGGCGGGGCACAGCTTGGGTTCGTTGATACTTTTCGATTTGTTGTGCCACCAGAAGGCACCAAAAGAGAGTGAAGAACGGAATTTG GAAAATCCCGATCAGCTTGGTGGCAGTCCAATGGATGTTAGCAATGACGACGTGAGCGTCACAAGCTATACAATGGGTCCCGCTGGCACTGGCCAACCATTTATACATTATACACAGCTTAACTTTCAACCGAAAAAATTCTTTGCCCTGGGTTCGCCTATCG GCATGTTCGTCACAATTCGCGGCATTGACAAATTAGGCGTAGACTTTCGTCTGCCCACTTGCTCTGGCTTTTACAACATATTTCATCCTTTTGATCCGGTTGCCTATCGCATTGAAGCGCTGGTTAATCCAGACTTGAGCGGTGTGCGACCGGTGCTGATACCACATCACAAAGGCCGAAAACGCATGCATTTGGAGTTAAAGGAAACAATGACGCGCGTAGGTGCTGATCTAAAGCAACGCTTTTTGGATACATTCAAGAATACGCTAGAGAGTGTTAGCTTTTTGGGTGGCAGTTCGGGGCGGAGCAGTCGTGAGGCGGAAGAGAGCATGTCGAAGGAAGTGGATAAG GTCTTAAACATGCAAATAGACGCAGAGAAACATAAAAAGTCCATCTCATCCGAAGATCAACCTGGTTCATCGCAGGGTAACACAGATGCGTCGCGTACGCGCTCAGATTCTGTTTCGACATCACACTCCGATTCCGAAATGGTTGAAATTGATTTCCCGCTCGGAAAATTGAACGACTCCAAGCGGATCGATTATGTGCTGCAGGAGGCGCCACTCGAATTTATCAACGAATACATATTTGCACTGGGTGCCCATGTCTGCTATTG GGAATCCGAAGACACGATACTCTTTGTCATGAAAGAGATTTACACCGGCCTGGGCATTAGTCCCGACAATCAGGTACCACAGCAGACAATGACAATTGAGCGACCCAGCTCGAGAAATAGCAACCCGCTATCATCTATCAGCGAGAAGCGTTGA